Proteins from a single region of Electrophorus electricus isolate fEleEle1 chromosome 5, fEleEle1.pri, whole genome shotgun sequence:
- the LOC113588463 gene encoding free fatty acid receptor 2, which produces MQECEPSLCLSVYAITFITGFPSNVLAFYTFGRKVWKKPAPIDILLLNLTISDLLFLVFLPFKMQEVANGMIWDMPYFLCPLFGFVFYMTIYNSTFFLTAVSVERYLGVAYPIRHSLWRRPIYAVVASIFLWMLSFLHLSIVYIMPYYDPAGIISPPRNVCYEEFSEAQLHILLPVRLELCVVLFCIPLLICCFCYAGFVRVLSRLPNIGRRRRMRAIGLAVGTLLVFAICFGPYNLSHVVGYVMGKSPGWRDQALLLSTFNACLDPLIFYLSSAAVRRALGNMARGVQSKLKAGICARNHQRPRESPDETVKSPFPKPAEINAF; this is translated from the coding sequence ATGCAAGAGTGTGagccctctctctgcctctccgtATACGCCATCACGTTCATTACTGGCTTCCCCTCCAACGTTCTGGCCTTTTACACGTTTGGCCGTAAGGTGTGGAAAAAGCCCGCACCCATCGACATCCTCCTCCTCAACCTCACCATCTCTGACCTGCTCTTCTTGGTCTTCTTGCCATTTAAGATGCAGGAGGTGGCCAACGGCATGATTTGGGATATGCCCTATTTCCTGTGTCCGCTGTTCGGATTCGTCTTCTACATGACCATCTACAACAGCACCTTTTTCCTGACGGCTGTGAGTGTGGAACGCTACTTGGGAGTGGCCTATCCGATCCGCCACTCGCTGTGGCGCCGGCCCATCTACGCCGTGGTTGCCAGCATCTTCCTCTGGATGCTGTCCTTCCTCCACCTCAGCATCGTTTACATCATGCCCTACTACGACCCGGCCGGGATCATCTCGCCGCCGAGGAACGTGTGCTACGAGGAGTTCTCTGAGGCTCAGCTGCACATCCTGCTTCCTGTGCGGCTGGAGCTGTGCGTCGTGCTCTTCTGCATCCCACTCCTCATCTGCTGCTTCTGCTATGCGGGCTTCGTGCGCGTCCTCTCCCGCCTGCCCAACATCGGGCGCCGGCGCCGGATGCGGGCAATAGGGCTGGCCGTGGGAACGCTGCTGGTGTTTGCCATCTGTTTCGGGCCCTACAACCTCTCGCATGTGGTGGGCTATGTGATGGGCAAGAGCCCTGGCTGGAGGGACCAGGCATTGCTGCTCAGCACCTTCAATGCCTGCCTGGACCCGCTCATCTTCTACCTGTCCTCAGCCGCCGTTCGCCGGGCACTGGGCAACATGGCACGGGGTGTCCAGAGTAAGTTGAAGGCGGGGATCTGTGCCCGAAACCACCAGAGACCCAGGGAGAGCCCTGACGAGACTGTGAAAAGCCCATTCCCCAAACCAGCTGAGATCAATgccttctga